Part of the Trichoderma asperellum chromosome 1, complete sequence genome is shown below.
CTCGAGGCCCTCATGTTTGCCATCTACGTAATTTGCATCAACTCTCTCGAGGATGCCGAAGTCCAGAGAACCTTTGGTGAGACGAAGCAAGAGCTGTTGGCCAGGTTTTTTCCAGCACTACAGCAGGCTCTGGTCAATGCCGGTTTTATGCGCATGCCCGACCCCTTGACTCTGCAGGcatatcttttatatctaGTAAGATTTTCATtcctattctctctctctcttttttttttttttttttttttttttttttcactgtTTTGTCTTCCAATCCTGTATGTTCTTCGCTAATGCGCGATCAAGATGGCTGTTCGGTGGTATATAGACCCGAGGCAGGTATTCTGTATGATGGGCATTGCCGTTCGCCTCGCCCAGCGGATGGGTCTTCACCGAGACCCCGACGGCTACGGCCTATCCCCCTTTGAAATTGAGCAGAGGCGGCGCTTATGGTGGACGCTTGTCTCTTACGATCGGCGTGTGGGGGAGATGACGGGTTCGACGGTGACTGCGCTCACTAGCGGCTGCGACTGCAAGAAACCTTTAAACGTCAATGATTCTGATCTGCatgttgatggcaaagagCCTCCAACACCACACACGGGACCTACAGAGATGCTTTTTGCTCTGACGCGCGTTGAGCTCTCCATGGCCGTCGCAAGTAACAGTAACCGAGACAGCTTTAAGATGTACCCCGAAAAGAAGGCCGACTCTTCCCAGCCCGCGAAGCCAAGCCCTGTCATGATTCGTCTTGCTGGCCAAGATACTCCCGCATACACTCTCGAGGGGTTCTGTGCTCATATCGAGGGCACGTACCTGGTTCACTGCGACCCCAAGATCCCTCTCCATTTCTTTACTCTGACCATGACACGAGCGGCGCTCTGCAAGATGCGAATCATCAATTTCTTGGTTCGCAACCTCAATAATGAATCGATGCCGTTGAAGGAAATGGAGCGTGACGCACTCATCTTGGGAGCAATTGAGATGCTAGAATACGATAATGTTGTCCAGTCTTCTCCGAGCCTTCAGCCGTACAGGTGGTACGCGATGCATTACTTTCCCTTCCCGGCATACATGTTCCTGGTCCAGGAGCTCCGCAAACGCAGTTCGGGGCCGTTGGTGGAGAGGGCATGGGCGGCCATTGAGCTGAATTACGAGCTCAGAGGCCTTCTAAGCAACCTCCACAGCCCCATGCACACAGCTTTTAGTGGTCATTTTGTCAAAGCCTGGACAGCGCATTGCGAGGCCCAGCGAGCGGCAGGAAAAGAAATTCCCATGCCACACTTCATATCCAAGCTTCAGGAGCGTGTCGAGACTCGACGAAAAGCACGCTTGGAGAACCGCCCAGACCCCGGTGAACAGCAAGCCCCGGTGGTGACCTTTCCTCGGCCGCGTACTCGCGAGGTGTCGTCAAACTCGCCAGACAACGCTGCCATGATGACTCCACCGGTAGACCAGACTGCCGGGTTTGGTGGCGCCCATCCAGCCATGGCGCCCTCCAGCTCAGCGTCTGGGGAAGACGACATGGATTGGTCATTTCTCATGTCGGGCTATCAGGATGCTGATACGTTTCAAGGATTTAGCACCCCCTACCACGCTGGTTTCGGCAATGGTATGGAGGGCTTGCGCAACAGTAGCGGTGGCGGACCGCCTCCGCACATGGGGGGATACGGCGGCCCCGGAGGACCGTCGGGGAACATGTTTGGGAACTAGATGATAAGAGAGCAGCGCGCGCAAACGATGGCTTCGACGGATCAGTGTTATTTgggagaagagatggaggcAAGCAGGGAAGAGACTGAAAGATATACCCACCTCATTTGTGTTTTGcgcacatatatatacaaagtGTTggaaggatttttttttttcttgtttttttggaTTAACGGTAAGCGAATACAAACAGGCAAGGAAGAGACACGGAGGACATCGTCACTCAGCAAGGGCTACGTTATGACCCTAGATAGTAAGAGTCTACTCTGTACATAACATTACCATGTACCAGACTAGCACAAGTAGAGTAGAAACTATATACCACTCATTTACACACCCTCTCTTCTCGGTTGATAGACACTCAGCGCCGATCTCCCCGATACCAACCGAGGTCATCATCACTGCTCATGCTGGGTACCCAGGGTAGCATGGACTGATCTTTGCGTAATTGATAATACCTGCTCCGTGCTACTAGAGTTAGCACTGCTACTAGGAATACCCTTACAAGGCTCCGGTGTCTGAGCACTACCTTACCTATTACCTACCACTTACTCTACCAGATCAGGTTGGTTTCTTTTCAGTCAGTTTTGGGCAACTccgctatttttttttttttttctttttttttgttcacgTAACTCCGCGACGGGGTTAAAAAAGAATCATTCTCCAATGTTTTACACAAGAGGACTATACATTTACATACATTTACCAAAAGAAACGCTTTATTGCATTcatcttttttattctttcttaCCCCTtcattttaactttaataaataaataaataaccaAATTTCAAATACAGCTCTTCTGCCCATCATTTATAATCTACTCCAGTCATTTATAATACACCTTGGCACTCATCCCTTTGACTCCTCCGTGATACCCGCTACGTAATGGTCTTCCACGCGCTAAAATCTCCCTAGTTCTCACGTATTCCAACGCACGTTCCCTCTAAACAATGCCCAAACAAATAGGAACTCATCCGTAGTAcggatagaaaaaaaaaaaaaaaaaaaacaaggggTTGGTGGGCGCGGGAAAGGGTTGGGTCCGGGTTGCGCGGTATGCCCGTCGCGATAACCgcaccaagaaaaaaaaattaaataaaaaagggagagatgCAGGGAATGTAAGAGCTAAGGACTcgtagtggtagtagtagattATCATTTTATACACTTACTTGAATAACCGTTGGTtagagggagaaaagaaacatgCTGTTGGTTCTGCTTTGTAAAGGGCGGGGGCTACCTATACGGTTATGGTAATCGACCTAGGTGGGTAGGCATTTATCCCATTGCAACGCTCTTTGCCTCCTTGCGGAAAACACCGAGAGTTATCGGCATAGGCATAAAGATACACTAGAAGCAAAGCTTTTATAGCCCTACGTTAAGCTCAGTATGCGGTGATTTTGGCCGATTGCaactttttgccctttttagACCAGCAGATGAATAAGTGAGGATCTACAGGTTATGTAGCATGTATATGTGATGTTTTTAACCACACCTTGCCAGGTAAAATATCAGAGTGATATCAGCTTCACTCCGCATATGTCACACATACCTGCTGTCACGTCACTCACTCAAAAGACTCAAATTCAACACACCCCAAAACTCCTTGTCAAGTAGTAGGAGCATATAGACAAGGTagagatgaaggagagaagaagagagtacAAAAATTAGTTGCCGTAGAGTGAATGctaatactagtagtacgAAGCGTTACTCTTAGTAGTAATACAGGACAAGAACAAAAGCAACAAAATACTGTACAATACATTTGACAAGGGTGCTGGTAccgcatcgccgccgcaGAACCGATCGGGTCAtgtcatcgccgccacctTCCTATTAGCCACGGCCATCTCATGTGTACATGCAGTACCGAATCGTGTGGTGGGCATACGAGATCCTCGCCTGACCTTGATCTGGAGGCGCCCCTTTGATGGGCGGCTAATGCATAATGAATGTCCAAAAGTGCAGATGGAGCAAGGGACGTGCGCTATATCCGATCCGCGTGCATATGACAGAGAAGCGCAAGTAAAGAAAACAGAGAAAGAATCACGAGGTTCGGCTGCGTGGGGATGGGAGGCTTACAAACGCAAGTTGATGACATTGTCATTAGACAAGACCGCCGCCTCGTTGCTGCAAAAAGAAGCGGATCAAAGGCAGCGGTGTTCAGAACAGAGTATGAAAAGTGGATAAAAGAGACAGGATAGGACAAGTCGCCAGACCGGGGTGTCGAAGCCAGGGTTGGCTTGTCCGCCAGATCACTCTGTCGTGACGAGCCATTTGGCTGCATCTACACCGTAACTGTCGACATTCCTGGTCACCCGCTCTCTTCCTGGCAACCAACGGCTATCGGAATCTGCCTCTGTGGCGGCCCAAGCTTGGGAAGCAATAACGATTCGTTCCCAAGCAGCCACATCTCAACCCAACCATCCCACCTCTCTTCATATAACCTGATCCCAAGCAAATCCGCCCATAAACCCGCACTCGGAGACCATGACATGTTTCCTTGTGCTAATAAAtcagaggggaaaaaaaaaaagagatagagAAAGAACCCGACCCATTAACCTCCAACAAATGCCCGTTTTCGTTGTTCAAGATCCAGATATGAAAgaagatgggaaaaaaaggcgcttcatgcaaaaaaaaaaagtaaaagaaaaagaaaaagaaaaagtggATATCTGCCCTTCTTTAGATACTACGCAAGGAAATTGCCAAAacaggatgatgatgcaagcCTTGCCGACCTTTGTCCGCTTTCCAAGTACCGAGCCAGCGCCGTGGTTCCTCCCGTTAACCCCCAGTATGTTTttgatttatttttgttttgttttttccgTTTCCATGATGTGAATATTTTCCTGGCTGCGTTGTACGCGGCAGATGAAATGGTACGTAATAGTAGCAgaggagaagcgagagaTTATGTTGCCCAAAGGAAAGGAGAGATAATGTGCAGCGAACGAGCAAGGATAAAGGAGCATTTCCAAGAGCTGTGGTCCCTTTCACACCATCTTCTGCTGTCCTATAGTTTTCCAGCATTCAACTCCTAGACAAGGCGCGTTGGTTTAACACAAAATGCCAACACCAATGTcccaaaaagagagagatagagaaaGAGTAAGAGAAGAAAACCCAGAAGTGGGTGGCGTCGTCATATAGCGTAGTGAATCTTCAAAGGGTTctttccaagaagaagccgttATATCATGAGGCGGATGGTGGAGAAAGGTATTCGAATGTTTTATACCACAAGGCACGTTGTCTCTCATCAAAGCCATCCTTCtagttctttctttctttctcttgtttcttttgttctgTCACCATACGTAAAATGACAATCAACTCCAGTTCGCATCACATCTATACAAGTGTCAATGCGATCATAGAGGCTTCTGCGCCCAGACAATCCCCCAGTCGAGGAGAGCATGGATTTTGGTGTTATCCATGGCCATAAGAGTCTCTTGACACAGCTGtcgtgcttcttcttctgaaaTTCCCAGGTCCTCGTGCCTGATGAGCAAGGCCGCGGTCCAGTCGATGAGGTTATCCTGGTTGAACATGCCCATTTCCCTGTCTCTTGAGCGCCGCGACCATCTGCCAAGGGGAATCGGGGTATGCTGTTCTTGAATGTTGATGAAGCCCATATCCCGGAGCAGTTGTGGTAA
Proteins encoded:
- a CDS encoding uncharacterized protein (TransMembrane:2 (o33-53i79-96o)); this encodes MQPNGSSRQSDLADKPTLASTPRSGDLSYPVSFIHFSYSVLNTAAFDPLLFAATRRRSCLMTMSSTCVCKPPIPTQPNLVILSLFSLLALLCHMHADRI
- a CDS encoding uncharacterized protein (EggNog:ENOG41), whose protein sequence is MSGEASASFAGPGSAPPPPQPRPNAAASASRPQQPPQAFDPSAVKLTRGTSCVLCQQRKVRCDKNKPCSNCVKAGAECRVVPPQPPRRRKKRLQEKDLLERLRKYEALLAQNGVKFDAIDPDYRADGNAGDDVDELENDFESLKTSAEASGNAPNSTGAGSFRQPGAWFSLHKEFRASEQMLKDSSEDDEEYSPNYVTNQSFIHAAFDKMFANQDGFPFIIGGSTAPVTHLHPPSIHILQLWQIYIDNINPLLKMTHVPSIQSKIIEATSRLHEAPKNLEALMFAIYVICINSLEDAEVQRTFGETKQELLARFFPALQQALVNAGFMRMPDPLTLQAYLLYLMAVRWYIDPRQVFCMMGIAVRLAQRMGLHRDPDGYGLSPFEIEQRRRLWWTLVSYDRRVGEMTGSTVTALTSGCDCKKPLNVNDSDLHVDGKEPPTPHTGPTEMLFALTRVELSMAVASNSNRDSFKMYPEKKADSSQPAKPSPVMIRLAGQDTPAYTLEGFCAHIEGTYLVHCDPKIPLHFFTLTMTRAALCKMRIINFLVRNLNNESMPLKEMERDALILGAIEMLEYDNVVQSSPSLQPYRWYAMHYFPFPAYMFLVQELRKRSSGPLVERAWAAIELNYELRGLLSNLHSPMHTAFSGHFVKAWTAHCEAQRAAGKEIPMPHFISKLQERVETRRKARLENRPDPGEQQAPVVTFPRPRTREVSSNSPDNAAMMTPPVDQTAGFGGAHPAMAPSSSASGEDDMDWSFLMSGYQDADTFQGFSTPYHAGFGNGMEGLRNSSGGGPPPHMGGYGGPGGPSGNMFGN